From the Peromyscus leucopus breed LL Stock chromosome 8b, UCI_PerLeu_2.1, whole genome shotgun sequence genome, one window contains:
- the Ubald1 gene encoding UBA-like domain-containing protein 1, which produces MSVNMDELKHQVMINQFVLTAGCAADQAKQLLQAAHWQFETALSAFFQETNIPYSHHHQMMCTPANTPATPPNFPDALTMFSRLKASESFHGGGSSGSPMATSATSPPPHFPHATGSFATPGWPTAASPPGGPQHHQPQPPLWTPAPPSPASDWPPLAPQQATSEPRAHPAMEAER; this is translated from the exons ATGTCCGTGAACATGGACGAGCTCAAGCACCAGGTGATGATCAACCAGTTCGTGCTGACGGCCGGCTGTGCGGCCGACCAGGCGAAGCAACTGCTGCAGGCGGCCCACTGGCAGTTCGAG ACAGCCCTCAGCGCCTTTTTCCAGGAGACCAACATCCcctacagccaccaccaccagatg ATGTGCACTCCCGCCAACACCCCTGCCACGCCCCCCAACTTCCCTGACGCCCTCACCATGTTCTCCCGTCTCAAGGCCTCTGAAAGCTTccatggtggtggcagcagcggcaGCCCAATGGCCACGTCGGCCACGTCACCCCCACCGCACTTCCCCCACGCCACTGGCAGCTTTGCGACACCCGGCTGGCCAACTGCAGCCTCGCCCCCCGGAGGCCCACAGCACCACCAGCCGCAGCCGCCCCTGTGGACTCCGGCACCCCCTTCCCCGGCTTCAGACTGGCCTCCTCTGGCCCCCCAACAGGCCACCTCAGAACCAAGGGCCCACCCTGCCATGGAGGCAGAGAGATAA